The Kryptolebias marmoratus isolate JLee-2015 linkage group LG7, ASM164957v2, whole genome shotgun sequence region CTGTCAGTCATCTGGCCAAGTTTGTGGCCACTGCTTTAGACCCACTCCAATTTGCATACAGAAGCAACAGAGGCAATGATGATGCTGTGTTCACTCTGTTGAATACAATTACAAAACATTTGAGGAGCCCCAAAAGTGTTGCAAGAATTTTGTTTGTCGATTttagttctgcttttatttcaatgAAAATTTATATTCATTTAAAGAGGCTCATTGATCTTAATGTCAACTCTGGCCTGGTTCTCTGGATCAGGGATTTCCTTTCATGTTGTCCACATAGGGTCTGTGGTGGTGGTAACACTTCAGATGTGCTCATGGTGAGCACTGATTGCCCCCAAGGTTGTGTTCTCTCCCGTGTGTTATTCTTTCTTATTACAAACGAATTTATGATCAACGACCAGAGCTGTAGTTTAATCAAATATGCAGATGACATGGCTCTGGCTAGACtactaacaaaaacaatcccACAGATTAAGCTTTTTAATTATCTTACAAAGGCCCTGGAGACTTGGTGCCGTCAGAGTAAGCCAGATATGCCTTGCCATGCCTTAAACAAGACCTCAAAGTGGAGCCAGTTTCACTCAATGGCCGACTTGTTGTAACTGTGGCAAATTAAAATACCCTGGGTCATTCCTAGACAGTCAGCTCACCTTTGCTGAAAACACTGAGTATATATTTAAGAAATACTCACAGAGATTCTATCTTTTAAGAAGACTTAATGGTCTTGGGGTTAGTCAGCAAACTCTAGAGCTTGTGTACAATGCAATTGTTGAaagtgttttaactttttacccCCCTGTCTGGTATGGTCTTCTGAGTTGtagactaaaaaacaaactttcaagAATTGTTTCAATGGCAGGTAAAATAGTGAGGAAACCACAAAAAGCTCTGTCTCAACTGTTTGCAGAAAGAACACAGATGACGGCAAGGAATATTTTAGCAGATAGCATCCATCctcttttctgtcagtttgaacCTCTGAGCTCAAGAAAGCGTTATAAGGTCCCTCTGGCAATAAAGAACATCTATAAGAAGTCATTTGTTCCAAGTGCAATAACTATTCTTAACCAATCCAAATGATAACATACACCTATGGCATGCAAAGAGTTTTATTCTATGCACTAATTGTTGATATTTTGATTATatgtatgtgttttattttatggttgGAGAGCTGAAGGAAAATTTTCACCTTGATGGAAAATAAAGTCTTCTTTTCTTCGTAGGGTGTCCgtgctcagccttagagataaggtgaggagctgaGCTTAGGGTGAAGcctgctgctcctttgcattgaaaggagtctgttgaggtggttcaggtctgattaggatgcctcctggacacctcccttttgaagtttttcaggcatgtcccactgggaagaaaCCTttgggcagacccagaacttgctggattctctctggcctgggaggagctggagagtgttgctgatGATAAGGATGTCTCAGTTTCTATTCTGGATCTGCTGCTTCCATGACCCAACCATGaataagcagtagaagatggatggatgaatattaGGACATCTGTTTGTatagataataaaacaaatactagGATACTAGTGATTACCTGTTTTCCTGATTGTGATCCTGTACAGCAATTCATAATACTAGAAAAGTTGGAAGAACAAGTGTTCATTTAAGATTTGTTGTAAGTGATGTGACTTTGAGcgtgaaaacacaaactgtttttttttagttaggtAGTAGAACCTGCTAAAAATGAAATCTACTTCTGTTTCCTACCATAGTCAAAAACaggcatgttaggttcattaaatataaatttgctCTAAACATCTATGTTTTTTTCTCGGATGTCATCAGGAAAACCGTCAGTCAACAAGGTCACTTTAtgcaccttaaaaaaaaaaaaaaaaacattaccatcaatattttaattttgaaacatTACGTCAAGACTGGGCTCCATATCAGACATTCaggcttgaaaaaaaaaagatggattaAGTCAGTCTAAATTACTTtgacataaacaataaaataatttgttgctTCAGTTGTTGGGAAATGAAAAGGCTTTGTTAGTAACTTTTGTTACAGAGCAGAAAAGTGGTTTTAGTGGCTGACTTGTTGCATTTGCTGTTGCTTTTTACCACAGAGAAAACGAAATAAAGTGGGGAGCAGGTCAACTCACTGCAACATCAACTCACTGCACAATCAAGTCAATCAAGAGGGGttctttgtctgtttatttgttgttgttttattcaaaagcaagtgttttatttacatttaacagtTATATTTTCATTAGGGTTAGCGGAAGTTTTGTATCACAGTGGTTCCCCCTGAATCAGTCCAATTATTGAAACAGTTTTGGGTAGGGAGACAAAGTCAGTCAAGATCCCACCTCTCATTTacatcaaaattttaaaaatttaagtgttgtttgtttgtttgttttccaagttaaatactgttttttattgtttgttattagAATTTTGGGACACATCATCAGTAGTAGATATCAGGTGTTTAAACAATTATCACTAAATACCCTCACCAAAGGAATGTACAATAAAGGTTGATCAGACATAAAGATTATGTCccatagaaaatgtttttattaaggCTGAGTTAGagaatttgtttcagttttaaggtTTGAGTGAATAAAGTTGATGTTGGCTGATTTGTTCCTAATATTAAGTTGGTTAGGTTTAGGCAATAGGAAAATATAGTTAGAGATAGAGGTATATCTTATAAACCTTATatgtaaatatacatttatatacctaaacaaacatgtttagcTACAATGGTTAATAGTGCAGCAAATCATCATCACCTGGTTATGGAACTTGTTGTTTTGCAAATAGATCATGGAAGACACTCAGAATTTTCCTAAACACAAACTTCtccattaaaatcagttttttactGTAGCTGTAATCATctgagaacacaaacagaaaacatatgagcaaaataagctttaatttcactttaaGCTGCTGATATCATCAGTTTGGGAGTTTATCTTGGGGCAGCGTACAACACATTTGTCtgcatctctctctctgccaCATGTCTTCTGTTGCTCTCTGCTTTGGGACAGAAACTCAGAGCTGCGTAGTTCAGGGCGTCAGAGTCCGGGTTCTGTCAATGAACAAATTTACAATCACTAACACAGCAACTTGTTGTgtgaatttaagaaaaaaatgaataaaattatgaCAAAGTGATTACCTCACTGTGTTGTGTGTTTCGAGTGTCAGTTTGagctgaacaaaagaaaaaagtttatcAGCTTGGgttagttttttaaagttttatattcataaatgtttgcatttccATTTTAACTATAAAAGAAATATAAGTACTTGCGTAAAAACTCCTGATTTTGACGACCAAACTGATGATGATCATTACAAGAAGAATAACTACACCTCCCAGGATCACATTCAGCAGATTTGTTGGTTCATCAATCACATCAATCGCATCTACAAGACAGACAAGATTACGTTTACCTACAGCagcattaaatttaatttagtatTTATTCTGACAGTCACTGATATGTGAAAGAAAGCAGATTTACCTTTAACTTGTAAGTATGTTGCTGTGAAGACTCCAGGAGTTAGATCATTTTTAACTCCACAGAAATACAGTCCATTGTCGGAGGGATGCACTTGACTGATGTGTAGAAAAACTTTTGTGATGTTGGAGGTCATAATAAATTTGTCATGTTGAAATCCTTCATATAATGAAACATTAGATTTAAAAGTTAACATTGATGAGATGGAGCTGATGTTGGGTCCATTATTCAATTTAAACCAATATAAATGAGCAGGAAAACGACTAAGATTGGAGCACTGCAGTGTCACCTCTTCACCCGGCTGAACCACCACTGTGTGAAACTCACAAAGTGACACACAGATCcaacctgaaaacacaaaacatccacAAAGAACTAAACAATGTGGACAAGTGATGGGTTGCTGTGCAGAGAGAAAGCaagaaaatgtgttcaaaagTATTTGTGGGTGTACTTACTGAAGCTACAGAGTAAAGGTAGAATGCAGCTGAAGTTCATCATTGTGCGCACAGTAAGAGTCCGTTGGTGTAATGTTAGTAGCTGAACTGTGCTCTGGTTACACAGATCTCAGAAAGGAGGTGGGTTCTTCTTTTAGTTATCTGTTTCCCATGGACACCAAGAATGATTTAACAAAACCGGTATAAACTAATACTTATCagaggaaatattttaaaaaaccaaaatatttttctttatttttgttggctaacagagattttaacaaaataaaagtcctccTTTTTCTAACTAAAGTTTAGAcaattatttgtgaaaaattaggtaataaatattgcaaatgtaactctttttttcttcttttaaaaataactttttttgttcatttaactTCTTTTGTACAAACTGTCCTTTTTCAAGAGGAAATCTTTTGTCTGGTGTCCATATTTTACTTTCACTCCTCTTATTTCTGGCCTGTTTTTTCTGTCCATCACTGAAAGTTAAAGgcagacaatattttttttgtctgtgtacgtgtgtgtgtgtgtgagtgtctgtcTGCTACCATTAACAACTGGAAAATTTTTCTTCTAAACCTTTAGAAATTAATTATTGGATGAACAACTGCTCTGCTTTACTTTTGAGTCAACTCAAGCTGatcttaataaacacaaaaatgcgcATAattctaaaatttgatgtagtagtagctgagagtcattcacaacagacTCTGAGCgcgagatcttgcaatattgcatgagattgtacacaacattattttcaagatttgatcaaaaaggCAACAAATTCATCATTTCTAAACAGCAGGCCAAatctatttcttcaaagaatgctatttttttatttttttatttgtcctgcaTTGTCACAAGAACAGACGTTGCAGTAACTCCTCTGTGTTTCTTGGATGTAGAGcatatgtctgtctttttttttcttgtgtgaaaAGTGACCCccatttctcaaaaaaaaggaagtagtGATTGGCAGGGCAGATAGATTGAGCAGAAAAAGACTGACAGCTGCTCAGAGTGATTTAGGACAGACATGGAAATGTACAAACAAATGAAGAGAGCCTGTTGAGGTGATGGAAGGAgcactttgaggagctgataaatgagaaatgtaaatttttccttttctttgtggtatagtttttgtatttcatgATTCTTGTGTTTCTTGAGATTTGCCTCttgcttggttttgttttgtctttggttGTAATTCTCCCTGCCACAGCCACTTCACTCCTCAGCAGTGCGTTGTTGGCTCAATGCCACAAGtctgatttgttctttttgtctccttggAACTCTTTGTGATCCTTTGTGCTCCTTTGTAAGTTGTTTGTTACAtcatcagtgttttcttttatgttattATGGCCCAATCAAGGGACTGcaacaagagaaaaaagggggacaCAATaccaaaaaagatttttaaccCTTTAGGGGCATTTATCAACAAAAACGGGTCTAGGAGTAGGAGCGGTAACGCAGTCCACCGGCGTAGGCCCAGGAACCGCCTCGCCAGCATGTGAGCATCTCGGACCATTAAACACTGGCCTCACAGGAACCAAGGACCTCTCCCAGATGTGAATCTCTGCCAGGTCTGATCAGTTGACACCGCCACTCGGAGTCAGCCAGCCCCCCACCTCCACCAACGTTTTCCTATATATGTACTCTAGGTAGTCACATGAGCTTTAGCACCCCCTACTTCTAGACCCTAAAGAAAACGTAGTTAAGAAGCCACATTGCAACAGCAGGGGCCATCACAgttataaatcagttttgttttcggAGCATTTTGGGTTCAACCCCTGACAAACCTGATAGGAAGCTGTAACAGTCGTAATTGTGTGGCGTCTCTTTAAAACAGCCTAAGTTCATGTTTACTGATGTCACAAGTATAAAACCACTGCCCTCTGTAGAGAGTTGTGGGCAAAGCGTGTCTGCAAATGGACACATGGACTGAGgtggattttaattttatttccctAACTCAAAGTGACTTTATGAGTTATGGGAACACTGCTCACGTCTTGTATGATAAGACAGCAGCCGTTCAACCGGGCCTTGTAAGGTTGGTGAAGACTGTATTTCATTAAAAGACAAGCACTGTAGAATTCCCAGCACCGGTGTGGTCATGAGTTATTGATTGTTCTGATAATTTCTGCCGCCTCTTCCCGACCACTAAATACAAACCACGTTACAAAACctgagacatttttttccttagtgtttgtattctttttgtcatgaaaaaaactaaaaaatctttttcttttttttaaagtgtgttttttttaaataaagttacacaCACATCAACTCCAGTAGAATACATACACCTGGGTCATCCTCTTCTGCTTTGCTGAAGGGACCCAACATTTATCAGTACATGGGCTACAGATGCTTTAAAGACAACAAGAGTTATCTTTAAAAATCCAGCCATCAAGCAGAATGTTTAGACATTAAATACAGTTACAtgtaaaagtgtgaaaaaattCATGTTCCCCTTGGTGTCTTTGGGATCCCCAGTGGTTTCCTGGCCTCGGTTGGCGCTGTATTGGTTTGGGCGGGCGGATCAAGATGGGGCCAGTTGGGTAGCTGGCTCCAGGGGGGATTCGTGCCCGCACCTTGGTGCCCATTCCCTTCCCCCCAGCATATGCAACACAACTCATCAGTAGGGTCTTGATGTGTGGGGCGGAGAGCCCTGCAGGCATGGGGGGAGCACCAGGTATTGCCCCCCTTGCCATGTTTGGGCCCGCCCTGCACCTCTATTTTAATGCATTAGAGACACTTAATGCTCTGGGGCTGTGGAGGGTCCTGCTGTTTGCAAGCAGTGGGGCCTCGCTCACCCCTCCCACAATACCATTTTGACTCATCTTAGACTTTCACAGCTGTACTTattgcaacatttcacactACCACAAACACCATGTGGGAGGGCCTGGGCTGGGCTTGGGTAGcgccccccccctcctcccgtCTTGGCGCCTGTGCTAGTTCAGCAGGGACCGGGGTTTTGGGGGCGGCTGCCTGCAGATTGCAGGCCCCTTAGTGTGGGGTTGTTTGTGTGGATGCTTGGGCCTTGTCCCAGGGTGTTGGGCACCCGCTGGCTTCCAGGGATGTTGGCTCGGGTGGGGTCCCAGGGGCTGCACTGGGCTCTGGTGGGCATCTCCTCCCACTAGACCTCTCAGGAGGATAGCTCTCCGGGGAAGATGGGTATATGCccttggtccttctgggttccATCTGCCGCGATGGAATGGTGCTTGCCCggtgtgttgggggctctgggggggcttctcctgcttggtgctggcCGGTTTCTCTGCTGGGTTCTGGTGTGGGCGATGGGCCATTGGGGGGTTGGGTCCAAGGCTTTGGCCTGCCCGGCAGGAGGTGGTGGCGCGCTTGGGNNNNNNNNNNNNNNNNNNNNNNNNNNNNNNNNNNNNNNNNNNNNNNNNNNNNNNNNNNNNNNNNNNNNNNNNNNNNNNNNNNNNNNNNNNNNNNNNNNNNNNNNNNNNNNNNNNNNNNNNNNNNNNNNNNNNNNNNNGGGTGCTGGTGCCCTGCGTCTCTCCCTGTACCTCTTTGTCGTGAGGActgctgaccctgtgctttGCTGACGACCTACCTCTGTGCGGACACGCAGCTACCTTGGGGTGGTGCCAGGtatctgtttgcctgggactgctgcgGCCCTCTGGGGccggatccacctgtcctttctgctcttggggGCTGTAGATGGCCggccttctactgttcatgGCActcttttaactgtgcatctccaggtgacATACTAGTACCAAaacacccacataacatgaacacatttttttattgtatttcttatgtcttcttatatatatatatatatatatatatatatatatatatatatacatacagttAGTCTTTCTATTACACATACACTtaaaaaattatgtaaataCTTAGATGTTACTGTTTATCACCATATATTTGTTACCTCGAGGGTTCTCTGGAATAGAAGGATTGACATGATATACCAGCAGTAGTCAACAAGTTTGGCTGCCtgttggccatcttggattCAGAGGAAATTCCCATGCAGTTACAATGACTGACCactgaataaatattaatgGAGGGAGGCAGTAGAGAGCACTCTAGGAGCTGATATGCAGTTTCACCATTGAAACCATTgcatttaaaggggaaatgactTTTGAATTGCTGAACACTGTAGGGACCAATGTGCACCAAAGGGTTGAAACATGTCAACAAGTAATtgtaaaaagtttcaaaattaTGTTGAATCTTAAATGTCCTTACTACAGTCCCTGTTGTAGTTTTGAAATATAACTTTGAGACTGGGCTCCATATCAGACAGTtacacttgcaaaaaaaaagatggattaATTCAGTCTAAATTGCTTtgacataaacaataaaacagtttgttgcttCAGTTGTTGGGAAATGAAAAGGCCTTGTTGGTAACTTTTGTTACAGAGCAGAAAAGTGGTTTTAGTGGCTGAGTTGTTTCATTTGCTGCTCCTTTTactacagagaaaacaaaataaagtagaGAGCAGGTCAACTCACTGATCAGACAAGCATcccattaaaaatgtttttattcagactgGGTTAGagaatttcttttagttttaagattTAAGTGAATAAAGTTTATGTTGGTCGATTTGTTTCCAACATGAAGTTGGTTAGTTTAAGTAACAGGATATTATAGTTAGGGTTAGGGGTTCGGGTAATACAAACTATATACTTAAATAGACATTTATATACCTTTATAAACTTGTTTAGCTACAATGGTTAATAGTGCAGCAAATCATCATCACCTGGTTTTggaagttgttgttttgcaaaTAGATAATGGAAGACACTCAGAATTTTCCTAAACACAAACTTCtccattaaaatcagttttttactGTAGCTGTAATCATctgagaacacaaacagaaaacatatgAGCACAATAAgctttaatttcactttaaGCTGCTGATATCATCAGTTTGGGAGTTTATCTTGGGGCAGCGTACAACACATTTGTCtgcatctctctctctgccaCATGTCTTCTGTTGCTCTCTGCTTTGGGACAGAAACTCAGAGCTGCGTAGTTCAGGGCGTCAGAGTCCGGGTTCTGTCAATGAACAAATTTACAA contains the following coding sequences:
- the LOC112451054 gene encoding uncharacterized protein LOC112451054; translated protein: MMNFSCILPLLCSFSWICVSLCEFHTVVVQPGEEVTLQCSNLSRFPAHLYWFKLNNGPNISSISSMLTFKSNVSLYEGFQHDKFIMTSNITKVFLHISQVHPSDNGLYFCGVKNDLTPGVFTATYLQVKDAIDVIDEPTNLLNVILGGVVILLVMIIISLVVKIRSFYATQTDTRNTQHSENPDSDALNYAALSFCPKAESNRRHVAEREMQTNVLYAAPR